In one Bacillus thuringiensis genomic region, the following are encoded:
- a CDS encoding TetR/AcrR family transcriptional regulator — translation MNDNEKQLDLRIRRTHKLLWDSLFELMTQSKQKYSTITINQICDRAMVHRTTFYKHFEDKDALLAFGFKRYSKMIVEIPVSDRLSKPFQVMEQFLHHEEIGKILETQMSDEQFINRTQYLSHETRKQEIEALHQLRKNHTMPNDLIIEFYSGAITSLSAWWFKNERKVSAAEMDRYLHQLINRDIFQFEEE, via the coding sequence CATAAATTACTATGGGATTCCTTATTTGAATTAATGACGCAATCAAAACAGAAATATAGTACGATCACGATTAACCAAATATGTGACCGCGCGATGGTACACCGAACAACCTTTTATAAACACTTCGAAGATAAAGATGCTTTATTAGCATTTGGATTTAAACGATACAGCAAGATGATTGTTGAAATACCAGTTTCAGATCGATTAAGTAAACCATTTCAAGTAATGGAACAATTTCTACACCATGAAGAAATCGGTAAAATATTAGAAACGCAAATGTCTGATGAACAATTCATTAACCGGACACAGTATTTAAGTCACGAAACGAGAAAACAAGAAATAGAAGCGTTACATCAACTGCGCAAAAATCATACGATGCCAAATGATTTAATCATTGAATTTTATTCAGGGGCAATCACCTCATTAAGCGCATGGTGGTTTAAAAATGAAAGAAAAGTTTCTGCTGCTGAAATGGATAGGTATCTTCACCAACTCATTAACCGGGATATTTTTCAGTTTGAAGAGGAATAA
- a CDS encoding TSUP family transporter, with protein sequence MDFYLDPSVLMILIVFGFVAAFIDSVVGGGGLIALPALLFTGLNPASAVATNKLASTMGSATSNIVFYRSGNLDLKSAFKLFPITFIGSIIGAWTVHLMNPEVLKPLMLIMLGVVAIYTIFKKDWGSISTHKKLSGRHVIIFTFFIFAIGFYDGFLGPGTGSFLMFALLFIGYDFLKAAGTAKFLNLGSNVGALLMFMYVGQVNYVYGFIMGIAQIAGGIVGSKFAIKKGSGYVRALFITVTCLLLAKNLYDYIQ encoded by the coding sequence ATGGATTTTTATTTAGACCCATCTGTATTAATGATTTTGATTGTTTTTGGATTTGTAGCTGCATTTATTGATTCAGTTGTAGGTGGTGGTGGACTCATTGCTTTACCAGCTTTATTATTTACAGGATTGAATCCAGCAAGTGCAGTAGCCACGAATAAATTAGCATCGACAATGGGGAGTGCAACTAGTAATATTGTGTTTTATCGTTCTGGTAATCTTGATTTGAAATCGGCGTTTAAATTATTTCCAATCACTTTCATAGGTTCCATAATAGGGGCATGGACCGTTCATTTAATGAACCCAGAAGTACTGAAGCCATTAATGCTGATCATGCTTGGTGTGGTCGCTATTTATACGATATTCAAGAAGGATTGGGGAAGTATTTCCACTCATAAAAAATTGTCTGGTCGACACGTCATTATTTTTACCTTTTTTATTTTTGCTATTGGTTTTTATGATGGATTTCTAGGGCCTGGCACAGGTTCGTTTTTAATGTTCGCTCTTTTATTTATTGGGTATGATTTTTTAAAAGCAGCAGGTACGGCGAAGTTTCTTAATTTAGGAAGTAATGTTGGTGCATTGTTGATGTTTATGTATGTAGGGCAAGTAAACTATGTGTATGGCTTCATAATGGGGATTGCTCAAATTGCTGGAGGAATTGTCGGCTCCAAATTCGCTATAAAAAAAGGAAGTGGGTATGTTCGTGCTCTTTTCATTACAGTAACTTGTTTATTGTTAGCGAAAAATCTGTATGACTATATTCAGTAA
- a CDS encoding TrmB family transcriptional regulator yields the protein MDYIVQQLKKIGFNEYEAKSYVSLVKQGPVTAYQVSKDSGVPRARIYEILGNLVEKGIVMKEEINDTTRYSPLPVEIFLQKAQTEWQSTYEGISDSLKKLEISEEKTDNRVITLKDNKTIISYCQALIKKAERRIVISMWDEMYEALKEDLSEVADKVTIQGITLHVENPIKNLEAHRITPYTETLSTEHWFIVSIDSKEMIYGPSLEERNIAFYTDDPVHIYLLEDYVWHDVLVNRLVRRSQDDLQQWITAERKSFFMGK from the coding sequence GTGGACTACATAGTGCAACAGCTTAAAAAAATTGGTTTCAATGAATATGAAGCTAAATCTTATGTATCTCTTGTTAAACAAGGGCCTGTCACAGCCTACCAAGTGAGTAAGGATTCGGGTGTCCCAAGAGCGCGAATTTATGAGATTTTAGGTAACCTTGTAGAAAAAGGAATTGTCATGAAGGAAGAAATAAATGACACCACTCGCTATTCACCTCTACCTGTTGAAATCTTTTTACAGAAGGCGCAAACAGAATGGCAGTCTACTTACGAAGGAATAAGTGATTCATTAAAAAAACTAGAAATTTCCGAGGAAAAAACGGATAATCGAGTAATTACTTTAAAAGACAATAAAACAATCATTAGCTATTGTCAGGCATTAATAAAAAAAGCAGAACGACGTATTGTCATTTCAATGTGGGATGAGATGTATGAAGCGTTAAAAGAAGATCTATCTGAAGTAGCTGATAAAGTTACAATACAAGGTATTACCCTGCATGTTGAAAATCCCATTAAAAATCTAGAAGCCCATCGCATAACACCTTATACAGAAACCTTGTCTACAGAACATTGGTTTATTGTATCGATAGATTCTAAAGAGATGATTTATGGACCATCACTTGAAGAGCGTAATATTGCTTTTTATACAGATGACCCCGTTCATATATACCTATTAGAGGATTATGTATGGCATGATGTTTTAGTAAATCGACTTGTCCGACGTAGCCAAGATGACTTGCAGCAATGGATTACGGCAGAAAGAAAGTCTTTCTTTATGGGGAAATAA